TGTTTATTCGTCTTATTTCATTTGCCAATTGTGATTTCTTTGTTAAAAATTTATGGAAGATCTAAAAATGATTTGATTGATCAAGTACTGGCATCTTTGATTGAAATTTGTTAAAGATCTTATAATGGTTCGATTAATAGAGCGTCCCctcagttttcatatttttaaaacctACTTGGCGTTTCTTGCATCAAATATGATCAACAAAGTAAATGCAACAAGATGTGAAATTAAGTACAATTTTATTAAGAATTATCATGATTTATCTGTCTatgtaaaaatgtattgtttaaaaTAGCTGTgacaaaacaggaaattaaACAAAggatacataatatattatctACCATTGGATAGCTGGTCCTCAAACCAAAGCTGACAATACTTTACAAACAAGTGGTAAAGTAGTGAAAAAACGTACATTCGTATCATGTCTGGTCAACTTACATCATGAATGTTTCTTTATGCAAATTTTCTGATTGTTTGGATTCATGAAGGTTCAAAGTTCgattgtttttactttttttattgtcatcatttttgttaataaactGTCCgtttaaaaatattgtaaattgtttaaacAATGAATTTCACCATTTTTTGGAGTCACTTGATTTTCAAATAAGATAATCAATCAGATAAAATTATCTTAAGTTTACATCCAACTTGGAAATGAAAAATAGCCTACTTCTCAAGAAAcatgatttatgaaaaatattacagtaaataaaaaatacaacaatcaaaacaataattaaaGTCACAACCAAGtataaaatgtcaaacaatttaacaaataaaatttagaACTGCtcacaataaaacaacatttctgTATACTTCAtttgtcattttaaaaaatctGTCAAAATTGAGAGCAGTAGGTTTTGTTCCATTTGTTACATATCTATGATGTTAACCATATATAAATGCTTGACCGAGTCAAATATAAACTATTCACTGTAAAATTGAATTGAGGATCtattaatttataataatcTGTCATGAAACATATAGCAAATAATACTACTATGCAAATTCTTTTCCAATATATAACACAGATTCATGATCAATTCATGTCCCATAACGCAGATTCATGATCAATTCATGTCCCATAACGCAGATTCATGATCAATTCATGTCCCATAACGCAGATTCATGATCAATTCATGTCCCATAACGCAGATTCATGATCAATTCATGTCCCATAACGCAGATTCATGATCAATTCATGTCCCATAACGCAGATTCATGATCAATTCATGTCCCATAACCCAGATTCATGATCAGAAATATTTTACAGGTCAAGAGATAAGAATTTTGTTATTTCTATACTTCTTcaatgcatattacagagttacctcccttaggtatccattgtgacagtattattttgtgagcaaaactcGCGTCGTTTCCTTGAAACGTACACAgagttacgctcacaaacataTGTCGTCATGATCAcaacctacccacaagggcagataactctgtaatatacaattaCAGCTATAAGTAATTAATGATTTTGACAGTCATATACAAGGGACCTATCTCCAATTATCTAACATGTTCACTATAAATACAAAGGACAATAACTCTTACCTTGTAGATGGAGAATGTTCTGGTTTAATAATAGGACAAAAGTTACTGTCTTGGTCGTGTacttaacataaaataaaacactatATGCCAACATGACTAGGTCCTGGATTACTAGAGATTCTACAAATGTACAAATCAACGTATGCACTTAATAATATCCCCTATtcctaaaaatatatatctatacaatatttctttttcactGGCAAGTCTACCCAAAGACAATCATTCCTCAAGCACATAAACTTTAACGCACAACaaatttaatatcaaatcatgtTTTTCATTATTCTGCTGAATTATTATAAAGAATTTATCCAACGATGTATTTGGGatttcatttgtaaaataacattttagcaTCAACATTAAAATGAAGATGACCTAGCGAGTCTACACAATCGTGGTTCTCCGAATATACACAGCAATGGGATAGCATCAACTTTGTCAATGTTTTCAATGCACCAATGTCAACATGGGTTGTCGGTTAAAGATTTTCTGATACCAATTTTTCACAATTTGTTGTGATAAGTTTGGCAAGTTCTTCGATTTCATAATGACAACCACCCTTGTTGTAATATTTAGCATTTTAAATCTATGGTAAACCCTATATATTATATCTGTTTCTTGTTATTATATCGATATAGATCCGGCTACTTCACATATGTGTGACTTAACATATGTTACTTTGCACATGTGCTActttacacatatacacatgTGTAATTACGTGACTACATATTAGCACTTCTTACTCATTAACcatttattacatgtaaatgaatATTTGCTCATTAAATTGATTATTAAACCTTTCATGGAAACACAACCTCATCGAAAAATCTTtccagtacatgtatgtagaaacTAAACAACTTACTGATAATACTAtcaaaaaaataagaaaactcTACAACCTTTTTACTTATCAAAATAAGAGTCAACACACTCTACTGAAAGCAATTCATCAATATTGAATAATATGTCATGCCAAATTCTATCAAAATATGAAGTAGATGTTAATACAAATGTCAAAGGATGTCAGCCTTTTGATTAAATGGTTAATATAGATAAACTATGGATGTCTTTGGTAAAAGTACAAAATGACATCACTCTCTGATATGATAACAATGATATGTGATCAAACATGCATATCCTATATACtttgttttaaattcaaattttaatgaattcaaTTCATGGCAAAGAAAATCTTCATGAATTTGATATCACAGTTTTTGAACTGGACAAAATAGGGTTAATATTTCTCATTAATCCTATCTTATTTAGAATTTCATACTCATGAATGCATATTTGCTATGAACTGATTCACATTTGGACCATAATTAATTAAGTAGAAATGAAAATCACAATCTTGAAATTGGTCACATGTTGAAATGCCTGCATCAAATGAGGTCAAATCATGTTAGGatgaataaaagataaaatttacattatttttttttatatatatcattggcttttAATATGGGTATTACCAATACATATGTGTGAATTCTCTCTATTTGTTACCATTGAATGAAATCCAGGTACATATCACACCAATATTGGACCCTGTATATAAACGCAAGCACTATGCATTTCAAAAGTAATTTAGCGTAGTTATAGTCTTAAAGGATATTTAAAGAGACAGAAAtgattaatgaaacaaaatcaacatgGCGACGAAATATGATGGGTGATGAAAAGGAAGACGCGATGACGACACAATGACGGTGGGTAATATTGATACAACCACATcatcaacacatacaaaatcTTAATTTAACGGGCAGTAATGTATATCAATGATTTGTTAATACTTCCATGcacatttttataatttctgCAATTACTGATAAAAACACAACCACAATCCGCTGTTGGCACCATTAATTGTCATAAGTTCACATTCTGAATGGCCATCACAACCTAAGTATAACACACGGTTCTTACACTTAACCAGTCTGAACTTATTCACCCCTAAAAACACATTTGGGCAcgtctaaatcaaagactagagcAGTCCATTGTGAAAATTTAGGGGTGAATGGATTAATCAAATACAAATCAATCTTCATCCCTTTGTTAACTCCCACTTGATCGAGCCAACTACTTCTTTGAAGACAGGCTAACAAAGCTTCATCAAAGCTTGTTACTGAGGATTCCATTTGTTTTCAGGAATTCAGCTTTCTTCAGAGATTCATTTCTTTTGTTTCTAGTCCATGAGTTGGGTCAGTTATCAGCACATGCTATCAATATTTAGTTCTGAGAATTCACTCAATTCCTTCACAGGCTCAATTTTCTTCTTTGGTGCACTCTTGCGTATCTTTCCACGAATGTCACGTGGGTTTTCTTTCATGACCAATGGCTTCTTCTCTGGAGCCTTCATCTTCCACATAACAACAGAACTCTGAAAACAATGAGATAAGTAAAATTACAAAACTGAAGAGTCAACTGCTATTGTATACTGAAGAAAATGTGTgcagtataacttgtcaaaaccaGCCCTTTTTTAACATGGATCCATGTGTATTCAGGAGTAAATGTATGGCATTTTCCTTCTTAATTTAATGTAATAGTAATACAGGGGTTTTTGAATTCCCAAaacgatgtgggtaaagtactatttaccgTTGATTAATCCCatcttccggtgattatgacgtcgtcatttgacgtgatttttgtgacgtcataatcaccggaaggtagGACTTATCGACGATAAATAATACTTTACCcatgtcgttttgggatctcgaaaccctcGTATAACCAAAAACCAGTATAATCCAGAAACCTGGCTATACTGACCAAATAAGTAGGTCCTGGTTACTTCCGGTTTAGACAAGCTACACTGCTTTTGAAACTTCTTAATTTTGCATTTAAATACAGGGACTTCCTTGACAATTTATTTGCAAGATTTGGAATCATATCTTTTCTACTATACTCATGACCAATATTCTGTAAAAGTCTTTGTCTCACTTTGAAATCATTTGGTGTACAGCATACAAAGATGTTTTCAGTTTTACTTGATACCAAAATGACTTTATCATTTGTGAGAGAGGTTAAAAAGTCATACTGTCAAAGTAAGAAAAACCAAATGAGTACTGGATTCCTATTTATCTTAATATAATGAAAGTGAAATTGAATACTGTAACAGTTTGATCTACATACCTTTGATCCACCCATCTTGTACTGaaaattgaagtaaaatgaaaaataagaacaTAGAAAAACAATGATTTCATAATAAAATCAGAACTTACAAGAGTGGTTAATTGAAAAGTAAAGTGACCTTTGTAATATCAAATGCTCACAACATACTAAGAATATGATAGtgtcaatttttcaaaaatgaaaaaatagtaaCCCAATTGTTAGCTTTAAAACAACTTGAAGTAATTAGAAAATCATGCTTTGGTAAACACTTAAGGAATATGATTATGAAAGTGATAGATTGTGGGTtaacattttgaatatattttaaaaatagtttgaaatacaaataatttcaaGGATCAAATAGTAATTTCCCACCTTTGGAAAAGTAAACATAATTATCTCCACTTCTTTTTCACTTTAGTTGAGGTTAAcatggttatctccccttattcAAACACTACTCCATAGATGTGCAACCCTCCTTGTACCATTGATTGTATCAGACCACATTCCATTGGAaaacattcatcaaaatattgtttcaatCTATTTGACACCAAACTCATTtgcaaaatattcaatttttttttttatattttaaccaGGTTGACAGATAATCCTTACCTTAGTTGAGGCTACATAGCAGGCCTTCACAGTAAGTACCACAGCATTCATCAGGTTCTTAGCCGCCTGGATCAGGGATGTCGCACTGTCCAACTGAATACAAAGTATAAAGCATTCATTACACTACACTACATACAAATATACCATAGCTCAAGCAATAAAATGACACTTACAACTCTCAGACTCAATGCTACATAacttcaaaagatttttttggaagttaaatgaattattcatgacacttaaagatgctccactgccgacaatgcttaaataatattcctcattttaacaataactggtgtttaatcgtgtatatatatggctaattaacactaaaaatcatatgaaataatttattttgcttttggtgcatgcacaatcaatacttcatttcatattggacatagtgccaaggaatttgtttgggatgcaattatttgtgatatttttttcttgaaataaaatttaagttttcaatggtggttatagcaattatttgtgatatttttttcttgaaataaaatttaaattttcaatggtggttatagtgtaaagtgagtaacttttgtaactgaagcaaaataccaaatcgtctgctcctgtttttgatagtgaaaaaatgtcttttgtaagcggtggagcatctttaataataaagtgaagtgtttttttttcataaacctTGCaactttgttttatttgacctttgacttttCGAAATAAATTGTTGACCAAGCGTACCTTTACCTAGTTGCAACCTTGACCTCAAGCTTCACCAAACTTCATATGATATTGAGCTCCGACTCAACctacaaatgaccttgacctgtgaTTCACCCTGCAGGTGACCTTTTCCTAACTCAACACACACATCTTAACTAGTCCAATCTGTGACCTTAACCTCTAACTTACCCCAGACACGATGAGCTCTCCACTGACACTCTGGACGTCGGCCTTGACCTTGCTGGTGATGTTCAGCTGATGGCAGTACAAGGCAATCCTCTGTAGGTACGCCAACAAGTCCTTCTTAGACGCAGAGTCAGGGCACTAAACGCAGAAATAGATCAAGTTATATTATCAATATgttctacaatatatatatcctaACATGGTGATTTATATCTTGCTATGtcatattggttttttttgtattcaGACTCGGGGTGGTATATTATATCAAGTTTCTACAACCATACCGAGAAACATCTGTATTAAAGTCTCATTACCTGTATTTAAAATGAAGCATGCAAATTAacgaaacaaaaatattaacaaaaaatagGTAGCATTCTTTTCCTTCTGCCATTCTCTTGCTCAATTCAAAAGATACTGCCACATTTTTCTTGTTGAATTGATTGTAAAACAGAAGAATGAAAAATTGTGATGAAGCTTGTAAAAGcaatatttgaaacatttagTAACATGAAAGCAAAGCATATATGTATAAcccattcattcttttaatatatatcatcTCCTTGGTACATATGTCTGCTCTGTGTAATGCACAAATGAATAAATACAGAATCATCAGTAAATAAAGCtgcaaataaaatcattaagtTCATTTTCCGGTTACATGAAAAtaacaattacataattatgtaaatagttTGCATTGTGAAATGTCATTCTTGCAAATTATTCACAAGCCAAGCTTGCttgaatatttattcattataagAGTTACGTCTGCGCTATCAATGCAAGAATtgcaatgaaaatgtttttggtgtccaaaaaaaaatgacaaatgttGATAGTCATTCTAACCTTATCATGATCATTATGAAAACTTAAAAAAGATTTTCTTGAAACCAAGTAATATTTTCATGACTGCATCCTCAGAATTTTATCTTGCAATTCAGGATTGGCAAGCATGGTGCCAAAGGCAGAAAGACTTGCATTATATCCCTAAATTCTATTCAAATTTCATTCTTGATGAAATTCAATGGCACAATATATGATCTAAAgcatgttttgaaataaatttgaacaaattgtcagttaaaaaagttaaatacGTAAGTCTTCATACAgaatgatacaaaataatattaaaatccaTTTTTCTAAAACTGCAAATTTTATAGTTGTATTTCACTCTAATGTAtggaaaaataatttttggTTACTTAGATATCCTATGTTTATGCACtcctgtgatatatatatcatatacttaCACCGCTATACAGCTAAAAGTTAGACCAATCAGTATCAATATTATTTCATCATCAGTTTgttttatacaatataaataatgatatcagAGTGATTTCAAAAAAGATTAAGTCTGACTGTCACCAAATCCACTTGTTCGAGAAACAGACTGAAAGTTCATGGGTAGTGAGATGATATTTTGTGTTGCCTATCTGTATTCACTCTATCGTCAGCTTTTCAAGGAGTATATTTTTAGGTAGATACCTTGTAGTAGCTGATTGCTACCTAACCGAACAAAAAAATTAGATTCACTGCCTATCATTAAAGGACTTAAAGATCAACAGCACATTCTAGTCCCTTTCTTGTAGTGGTCTTAaactacaacatattatatgtatttaactaggAGTGAATGAATTATACTCCTTTAATTTTTACCTACTAGTACTTGTCTCTTGTTGACAGATCAGCAACATCCAtgacacaaaaacaaaatggttTAGCAACAATGGTCCTAATCTGATATCTGTGATAAAGTTACCCTGTACCCACCTGATCAGCAATAGAGCGAGCCAGCTTGTCCAGACCTGTTCCAGCTTCTGAGATTTTCTTGGCAGCGTTGATGACATGCATTGTACTCTTCAGTGGCCCTCGACCTCTGTAACACAAATAACAGATAGTATATCATTAGTAAAAACAACCTTCATAGCAGATACTAACATTTTATTACTAGGATTAATAGAATATTTCACcccctttggggtgagacaggagaaacTCAACATGAGGGttaagattcttaagttgtcaaacacgaggctttCCTGAGGGTTaagatctcctgtctcaccccgaattgggtgaatgattctttttctcttaccctagGAGAGCATGAGCAAAGATCTCaggtagcttgtctttacccgAGGGTGAGAcagaaaaatctcacaccggtaaaTTTGCGAATATCCCTGTCCAGGGTAAGAGAACAGGCAGTATTGGTTGACAAGAAAGAACCATAAAGGGGAAATAAAGATTTATAGACTTCAATTGAATTCTTTAGGCTCAAGGTCCTACTTACTGAAGCTCAGATAAAATGAACATGATAATCAAAATTTTTGAAGTCTAGATCTAAATGAATGTGACTTTTCAACCATTTTTATATCTAACAAGTTTTAAGGTTGGAGCAGTTCACTATGAATTGGCAGGGGTGGacatgttaataggatgtaaaacatCAATGTACCTTGTGAAGTCTGTCATCTCCATCATGATCATACACATCTCCTTAGCCATGACGATGATGTCATTGCCACTGTCGTCCCACTTGGCCACCTCGTAGTCCAGCTTCCTACGCTCCACCTGGAACTCCTGCACATGTTGTTGGATCTTCTCCTTGGCCTCCTCAGGCAAGTGTCTCATCATCCATCGCTCGTTGTTCATGTCATCTTGTTCTGTCTTGTAACTTGCtgtaacacaaaaacacacaaaaacaattcaATGGATTCATTGCTCAAGTAGTCTTGTTCTGCCATGGAACTTTTTACAAAACTATGAAGATATCTGCTGTAAGATATAGACGATAGGAGAGTtgacacaaaataaataacaacacagaAAATATTCACATGATGGACTGTTACAGACTCAAAACTGAGCTATGTACCAAAGATAAAACCACAACTCACATTTACTGATGGACTCGTCTCTGTTCTCTTCGTAATCAACTTCTGTGTCTGTCTCAATGTCCTCTGGATTCTACAGAAAATAcgaacaaaaattattttaccgTTCTCTTTGAGaatcattttgataaaatcatttaGATTTGTTTTCTTTCCATGCAAATCTTAGATGTTTTACTTTTCCTTCAACTTATACAAAAGAGTTCagttgaaggtcaaggtcattcatttccacaaaTATGACATTTCCTCGATCCTGACAGGCAACCTGTGAAATTTTATGACATTCCTCCttttattatgtaaaacattAATGATTTTCTCAATGTGACCCTGCGACCTTGAAAGAATTCCATTTCAAGGTCGTTTGACCATGAAGtatttcaaggtcatatttGAACAAATGTGTATCTAGTGTCTAATGAACACACTACCATGTTTAGACCTAACATTTCCAGTATTAATACATACCCTGTTCATTAGCACAGCCTGTCTAATGTCTCGTACTCCATCGTACACCAGCTGGGAGGCGTCATAAAACTCACTCTCATCAGGGTCACGTGGAGGATTGCTGCTTAGGGCATCTACTGCCATCTCGACCTTCTCAGCAAAGTTGGGCATCACTATAAGAACAAAATGGCATAAGTTAGGCAAATCCATTAGTATTAGTGGCAGCAGTTAGGCATTTACATagacatgtacagtgtacatacacTAGTATGAGTCAGTCAGCTAGTAAAATAGTTATAATTATTCTATTCGTagcaaatgttttattaaagttGATTCTAATCTAAATTGCATAAATTCATTTTGCAATACTCATTATTCTTCAGATGTTTATCAAATTTCCTTTTAGCATGAATAAATGAGTTGGTTGTCAAATATAATGCTTATACTGATTCAAGCATTATACTGACCCTGCTCGCGGAGCATGGACACAGCCTCCATAACTCTATCAGTGTAAGGTCCATTCTCATAGTTGTCCATTTCCGCTGACACCACGTTACACACTCGAGATGACCGCCCTCGGATCGCTCCCGCTGTTCGGTCAAGCGTGTCGGCATCTCCCTCTTGTAGTGCTAGCACACACTTATTGACATCTTCAAGGATATGGCTCTCTGAAAAGGAAAAATGACATTGGATAGAAAATTatcaaattgtatttgaaacTAACACTTTAATTGATAATAATGCAATTTGCACATACAAGTACATGTGTATCTGCACACATGTTTACTTGCATGTGAAATGAagtttttcagttttattttcagTTCATACACCCTTTTAAATGAGTTTTAATTTGGTTTATCAAGATGTAGTGGTGGATACACTCCTTATCAATGAtactttttttataacaaaatatttaagtcccaaaatgaaaatagatgAAATTATTCAATTGACTTTGATTCCCACATCATCCAAGATgcattggcgcccatgtagggactcggagAAAATGTTGCTACAGAATTCTTTGTGACCCTTGGAAACTTGAAGATGATCAATGGTAGCCACCATATCTTCTGTATTGTGTAGGAATTAGAAATACCCAGCACCGGTGCCAACCAACTCTAGAAGATATATCTACATTCTATATACCAGACTTTCCTCACATACCTGAAACAGCCAGGAAATCGTCAATGGTCGTGATGTCGTCCACAGCATCGGTCAATATTCTTACTTGACCTTCCCAGGTGTCCTTGAAAACATCCATATTCTCTTGTGCGACCTTTGACCTTGGACGACTTGCCAATATGCGGGCAGCATTGATGACcttaaataataagaaaaacatTTGTCCCTTATCCTGTTACCAATTGTCTTGTTCTACAGTCAGTCAACTAATTTTTGTTAAGActgaatttcatattttttatatactaAACAtgttgaattttgtaatttacagTTTAGAATTTTCATTATTCTTGTAGTTAAAACAATTTTGCAGCAATTCAAATTTGCAATTTCCAATTACCCACAAAATTTAATTGCATGACAaaaatatgggttttttttacagttaaactTTATATACTCATAATACATTTTACCTGCATTTTTGTAATATGAATTCTTACCATAAAACACAGtatttgtaaattgtttacactCACCTGTGGACAGAGGCTCTCTATCTGAGCAGCTGACATGCGGACAAGTTTCACTCCCTCCTCGTTACTGGACATAGAGCAGGCGAGTCGGGCCACCTGGAAATCATAACAAACAGGAAATTATATCCGTGTTAAAAATCTAAATCtgcatcaaaaaaaaaataatcaaagatGAAAGAGAAAATTATAAATCTGAAAATAATAGTCAAGAAAAGTCAATAAAAGTACCTCAACAAGTTTGTTGGCATGTTCCTCGAACACCTTGGCGTATTCCTCCACACCTTTCTCGTCGCCGGCCTTGGCAGCCTCGATCAGGACCAGCAGGGGTACGTTGGTCTCTAGGAAAGAGTCGGACACATGGTCCACCACAGCCTTCCTCAACTGTAA
This genomic window from Argopecten irradians isolate NY chromosome 11, Ai_NY, whole genome shotgun sequence contains:
- the LOC138335247 gene encoding catenin alpha-2-like isoform X2 — protein: MSTLSPNGVGTLQIKWDPKNLEIRTKSVEKTLEPLVTQVTTLVNQKSPSNKKKGRSKKAHILSAAVQRATENFIAKGHEIANENPDIRADLIAALDEVRKTGEEMRDASQDFAADPCSSMKRGAMVRAARALLSAVTRLLILADMVDVHLLMKSLRLVEGDLDRVRNAASQQELMEGFKDLGESLADLAAKAQQRQNDLKDPRRRDEIAAARAVLKKNSMMLLTASKAYIRHPELAPARENRDFSYRQLVDAVNTISGVAQASGASDAHPYDGAGELAAALDELMQKIIMDPLSYNEVRTRQSLEERLESIISGAALMADSSCTRDDRREKIVRECNNVRQALQDLLSEYMSNCHVPASLFGKLNPSVVQRVIGYPSGRSEPSEGLEQAIENMQKKTQDLRRQLRKAVVDHVSDSFLETNVPLLVLIEAAKAGDEKGVEEYAKVFEEHANKLVEVARLACSMSSNEEGVKLVRMSAAQIESLCPQVINAARILASRPRSKVAQENMDVFKDTWEGQVRILTDAVDDITTIDDFLAVSESHILEDVNKCVLALQEGDADTLDRTAGAIRGRSSRVCNVVSAEMDNYENGPYTDRVMEAVSMLREQVMPNFAEKVEMAVDALSSNPPRDPDESEFYDASQLVYDGVRDIRQAVLMNRNPEDIETDTEVDYEENRDESISKSSYKTEQDDMNNERWMMRHLPEEAKEKIQQHVQEFQVERRKLDYEVAKWDDSGNDIIVMAKEMCMIMMEMTDFTRGRGPLKSTMHVINAAKKISEAGTGLDKLARSIADQCPDSASKKDLLAYLQRIALYCHQLNITSKVKADVQSVSGELIVSGLDSATSLIQAAKNLMNAVVLTVKACYVASTKYKMGGSKSSVVMWKMKAPEKKPLVMKENPRDIRGKIRKSAPKKKIEPVKELSEFSELNIDSMC
- the LOC138335247 gene encoding catenin alpha-2-like isoform X1 gives rise to the protein MRDASQDFAADPCSSMKRGAMVRAARALLSAVTRLLILADMVDVHLLMKSLRLVEGDLDRVRNAASQQELMEGFKDLGESLADLAAKAQQRQNDLKDPRRRDEIAAARAVLKKNSMMLLTASKAYIRHPELAPARENRDFSYRQLVDAVNTISGVAQASGASDAHPYDGAGELAAALDELMQKIIMDPLSYNEVRTRQSLEERLESIISGAALMADSSCTRDDRREKIVRECNNVRQALQDLLSEYMSNSGRSEPSEGLEQAIENMQKKTQDLRRQLRKAVVDHVSDSFLETNVPLLVLIEAAKAGDEKGVEEYAKVFEEHANKLVEVARLACSMSSNEEGVKLVRMSAAQIESLCPQVINAARILASRPRSKVAQENMDVFKDTWEGQVRILTDAVDDITTIDDFLAVSESHILEDVNKCVLALQEGDADTLDRTAGAIRGRSSRVCNVVSAEMDNYENGPYTDRVMEAVSMLREQVMPNFAEKVEMAVDALSSNPPRDPDESEFYDASQLVYDGVRDIRQAVLMNRNPEDIETDTEVDYEENRDESISKSSYKTEQDDMNNERWMMRHLPEEAKEKIQQHVQEFQVERRKLDYEVAKWDDSGNDIIVMAKEMCMIMMEMTDFTRGRGPLKSTMHVINAAKKISEAGTGLDKLARSIADQCPDSASKKDLLAYLQRIALYCHQLNITSKVKADVQSVSGELIVSGLDSATSLIQAAKNLMNAVVLTVKACYVASTKYKMGGSKSSVVMWKMKAPEKKPLVMKENPRDIRGKIRKSAPKKKIEPVKELSEFSELNIDSMC